From Nicotiana tabacum cultivar K326 chromosome 20, ASM71507v2, whole genome shotgun sequence, one genomic window encodes:
- the LOC142174603 gene encoding uncharacterized protein LOC142174603 — MYLPTGDLATDLFSKQVKEISKEDSELYVLTSESIIQAIGGASTTTNSNSVPRSLNVNTNEYTRINVSLWYMRLGHVTLDILKKNGVAERRHKHILNVARTLRFQASIPLRLRGECVIIAIYLRNRLSASILKGKAPYEVLHGALSSLTHLRVFGCLGYVLEVRRTDKFAPRVVPAVFIGQRLQHYRRTRLGALLTCQLVKFPLDANGFSRLVIVVAAAKHWHIIQMDVHNAFLQGDLLEEVYIDMARGFSTQGGSYKVCRLHKSLYGLKHAPRQRNKKLIDALLQLGFTQSHFDYSLFTKKV; from the exons ATGTATCTACCTACAGGAGATTTAGCCACT GATCTCTTCAGTAAACAGGTGAAGGAGATTAGTAAAGAAGATAGTGAATTGTATGTGTTGACTTCTGAGAGTATAATACAAGCAATTGGTGGTGCATCTACTACAACAAACTCAAATTCTGTTCCAAGATCTCTTAATGTAAATACCAATGAGTATACTAGAATAAATGTTTCCCTATGGTATATGAGGCTAGGTCATGTAACTTTGGATATACTGAAGAAA AATGGAGTGGCTGAGAGAAGGCACAAGCATATACTCAATGTGGCAAGAACACTCAGATTCCAAGCTTCAATTCCACTCAGATTACGGGGAGAGTGTGTTATTATTGCAATTTATCTTAGAAACAGGCTATCTGCTTCAATACTCAAAGGTAAAGCACCATATGAAGTACTACATGGTGCTCTTTCTTCTCTCACTCATTTGAGAGTGTTTGGATGCCTAGGCTATGTGTTAGAAGTAAGGAGAACTGATAAATTTGCTCCTAGAGTTGTTCCTGCAGTTTTCATTGG TCAGAGATTACAGCACTATAGGAGAACAAGACTTGGAGCATTGTTGACTTGCCAGTTGGTAAAGTTCCCATTGGATGCAAATGGGTTTTCAAG GTTAGTTATAGTAGTTGCAGCAGCTAAGCATTGGCACATTATTCAAATGGATGTTCACAACGCCTTCCTTCAAGGGGATTTGTTAGAAGAAGTGTATATCGACATGGCACGAGGTTTTTCTACTCAGGGAGGGTCATACAAGGTTTGTAGGTTACACAAATCATTATATGGCCTCAAACATGCACCAAGGCAGCGAAACAAGAAGCTGATTGATGCTTTGCTGCAGCTTGGTTTCACCCAAAGCCATTTTGATTACTCTTTGTTCACTAAGAAAGTGTAG
- the LOC107775594 gene encoding hexanoyl-CoA synthase isoform X1, with the protein MAHQNYKGLDSVTVADVEALGIASELAGEIHEKLTRIVRNYGATTPQTWHHISKEILTPKLPFSLHQMMYYGCYKDFGPDPPAWLPDSKNAGLTNIGQLLEWHGKEFLGSNYEDPISSFSDFQRFSVSESEVYWKTILEEMNISFSVPPECILRESPSHPGGQWLPGARVNPAKNCLSFRKRTLSDVAIVWRSEGNDEAPVEKMTLKELCESVWAVAYALETLGLEKGSAIAIDMPMDVNSVVIYLAIVLAGYVVVSIADSFAPSEISTRLILSKAKAIFTQDFIFRGDKKIPLYSRVVDARSPTAIVIPNRASSLSIQLRDGDISWPDFLERVKDSRGLEFVAVEQPITAFTNILFSSGTTGEPKAIPWSLLSPFKSAADGWCHMDIKKGDVVAWPTNLGWMMGPWLVYASLLNGASIALYNGSPLDSGFAKFVQDAKVTMLGVIPSIVRTWKAKNSPDGFDWSTIRCFGSTGEASSVDEYLWLMGRAEYKPIIEYCGGTEIGGSFVSGSLLQPQSLAAFSTAVMGCSLHILGDDGLPIPSDVPGTGELALGPLMFGASSTLLNADHNEIYFKGMPVLNGKVLRRHGDVFERTSKGYYHAHGRADDTMNLGGIKVSSLEIERICNAADENILETAAVGVPPTGGGPEKLVIAVVFKDSDNLERNLDKLMISFNTALQRKLNPLFKVSSIVPLPLLPRTATNKVMRRVLRQQFSQAEQGSKL; encoded by the exons ATGGCACATCAGAATTACAAAGGCTTAGATTCCGTCACCGTCGCCGACGTTGAAGCTCTAGGAATAGCCTCTGAACTCGCCGGAGAAATACACGAAAAACTCACCCGAATTGTTCGTAATTACGGTGCTACCACTCCCCAAACATGGCACCATATTTCCAAAGAAATTCTCACCCCGAAACTCCCTTTCTCTTTACACCAGATGATGTACTATGGATGTTACAAGGATTTTGGCCCTGACCCGCCTGCTTGGTTACCCGACTC AAAAAATGCAGGTTTGACGAATATTGGTCAACTTCTGGAGTGGCATGGAAAGGAGTTCTTGGGATCAAATTATGAAGACCCAATTTCTAGCTTCTCTGATTTTCAAAGATTTTCAGTCTCCGAGTCAGAG GTATATTGGAAAACCATATTGGAGGAAATGAATATTTCATTTTCAGTTCCTCCTGAATGTATTTTACGTGAGAGTCCATCTCATCCAGGTGGTCAGTGGCTTCCTGGAGCGCGAGTGAACCCAGCGAAGAATTGCCTCAGTTTTAGAAAGAGGACTTTAAGTGATGTAGCCATAGTGTGGCGAAGTGAAGGAAATGACGAAGCACCTGTTGAAAAAATGACCTTGAAGGAGTTATGTGAATCAGTTTG GGCAGTTGCATATGCTCTTGAAACCCTGGGTTTGGAGAAAGGATCTGCCATAGCTATAGATATGCCGATGGATGTTAATTCTGTGGTGATCTACTTGGCTATTGTTCTTGCTGGTTATGTAGTTGTGTCAATTGCTGATAGTTTTGCTCCAAGTGAAATTTCGACAAGGCTCATCTTATCAAAAGCAAAAGCAATTTTTACGCAG GATTTTATTTTCCGTGGAGATAAAAAGATACCCTTGTACAG TCGAGTTGTTGATGCTCGTTCACCGACAGCAATTGTCATTCCCAATAGAGCCTCCAGCTTAAGCATACAATTACGTGATGGAGACATCTCTTGGCCTGACTTTTTAGAAAGAGTGAAAGATTCCAG GGGTCTCGAGTTTGTTGCAGTAGAACAACCTATTACTGCATTTACAAACATTCTGTTCTCATCTGGCACAACAG GAGAGCCAAAGGCAATTCCATGGAGTCTCCTCTCACCTTTCAAGTCGGCTGCTGACGGATGGTGCCATATGGATATAAAAAAAGGTGACGTGGTTGCTTGGCCCACTAATCTTGGGTGGATGATGGGACCTTGGCTTGTTTATGCTTCACTATTGAATGGGGCGTCCATTGCCTTGTATAATGGATCTCCCCTTGATTCTGGCTTTGCTAAGTTTGTTCAG GACGCTAAAGTAACTATGCTCGGGGTGATCCCAAGTATAGTGAGGACTTGGAAAGCGAAGAATTCTCCTGATGGCTTTGATTGGTCGACCATCCG TTGCTTTGGCTCCACTGGTGAGGCATCGAGCGTGGATGAATATCTATGGCTGATGGGAAGAGCTGAATATAAACCAATAATTGAGTATTGCGGCGGTACAGAGATTGGTGGCTCCTTTGTTTCTGGGTCATTGTTGCAGCCTCAGTCTTTAGCCGCTTTCAGCACAGCAGTCATGGGATGTAGTCTTCATATTCTTGGGGACGATGGTCTTCCTATA CCATCAGATGTTCCTGGGACTGGTGAATTGGCCCTTGGTCCTCTCATGTTTGGAGCTTCAAGCACATTACTGAATGCGGACCACAATGAGATCTACTTCAAAGGAATGCCTGTTTTGAATGGAAAG GTTCTAAGAAGGCACGGGGATGTGTTTGAACGTACTTCTAAAGGATATTACCATGCACATGGTCGTGCAGATGATACAATGAACTTAGGGGGTATAAAG GTGAGTTCACTTGAGATTGAGCGCATATGCAATGCAGCAGACGAAAATATACTAGAAACAGCAGCAGTTGGAGTACCACCTACTGGAGGTGGGCCTGAGAAGTTGGTAATTGCTGTCGTATTCAAGGATTCAGATAACTTGGAACGAAACTTGGACAAGTTGATGATTTCTTTCAACACAGCTTTGCAGAGAAAGTTGAATCCTCTGTTCAAG GTTTCCAGTATTGTTCCTCTCCCTTTACTTCCAAGAACAGCAACAAATAAAGTTATGAGAAGGGTATTGAGGCAACAGTTTTCTCAAGCAGAGCAAGGTTCCAAACTGTGA
- the LOC107775594 gene encoding hexanoyl-CoA synthase isoform X2 — MAHQNYKGLDSVTVADVEALGIASELAGEIHEKLTRIVRNYGATTPQTWHHISKEILTPKLPFSLHQMMYYGCYKDFGPDPPAWLPDSKNAGLTNIGQLLEWHGKEFLGSNYEDPISSFSDFQRFSVSESEVYWKTILEEMNISFSVPPECILRESPSHPGGQWLPGARVNPAKNCLSFRKRTLSDVAIVWRSEGNDEAPVEKMTLKELCESVWAVAYALETLGLEKGSAIAIDMPMDVNSVVIYLAIVLAGYVVVSIADSFAPSEISTRLILSKAKAIFTQDFIFRGDKKIPLYSRVVDARSPTAIVIPNRASSLSIQLRDGDISWPDFLERVKDSRGLEFVAVEQPITAFTNILFSSGTTGEPKAIPWSLLSPFKSAADGWCHMDIKKGDVVAWPTNLGWMMGPWLVYASLLNGASIALYNGSPLDSGFAKFVQDAKVTMLGVIPSIVRTWKAKNSPDGFDWSTIRCFGSTGEASSVDEYLWLMGRAEYKPIIEYCGGTEIGGSFVSGSLLQPQSLAAFSTAVMGCSLHILGDDGLPIPSDVPGTGELALGPLMFGASSTLLNADHNEIYFKGMPVLNGKVSSLEIERICNAADENILETAAVGVPPTGGGPEKLVIAVVFKDSDNLERNLDKLMISFNTALQRKLNPLFKVSSIVPLPLLPRTATNKVMRRVLRQQFSQAEQGSKL, encoded by the exons ATGGCACATCAGAATTACAAAGGCTTAGATTCCGTCACCGTCGCCGACGTTGAAGCTCTAGGAATAGCCTCTGAACTCGCCGGAGAAATACACGAAAAACTCACCCGAATTGTTCGTAATTACGGTGCTACCACTCCCCAAACATGGCACCATATTTCCAAAGAAATTCTCACCCCGAAACTCCCTTTCTCTTTACACCAGATGATGTACTATGGATGTTACAAGGATTTTGGCCCTGACCCGCCTGCTTGGTTACCCGACTC AAAAAATGCAGGTTTGACGAATATTGGTCAACTTCTGGAGTGGCATGGAAAGGAGTTCTTGGGATCAAATTATGAAGACCCAATTTCTAGCTTCTCTGATTTTCAAAGATTTTCAGTCTCCGAGTCAGAG GTATATTGGAAAACCATATTGGAGGAAATGAATATTTCATTTTCAGTTCCTCCTGAATGTATTTTACGTGAGAGTCCATCTCATCCAGGTGGTCAGTGGCTTCCTGGAGCGCGAGTGAACCCAGCGAAGAATTGCCTCAGTTTTAGAAAGAGGACTTTAAGTGATGTAGCCATAGTGTGGCGAAGTGAAGGAAATGACGAAGCACCTGTTGAAAAAATGACCTTGAAGGAGTTATGTGAATCAGTTTG GGCAGTTGCATATGCTCTTGAAACCCTGGGTTTGGAGAAAGGATCTGCCATAGCTATAGATATGCCGATGGATGTTAATTCTGTGGTGATCTACTTGGCTATTGTTCTTGCTGGTTATGTAGTTGTGTCAATTGCTGATAGTTTTGCTCCAAGTGAAATTTCGACAAGGCTCATCTTATCAAAAGCAAAAGCAATTTTTACGCAG GATTTTATTTTCCGTGGAGATAAAAAGATACCCTTGTACAG TCGAGTTGTTGATGCTCGTTCACCGACAGCAATTGTCATTCCCAATAGAGCCTCCAGCTTAAGCATACAATTACGTGATGGAGACATCTCTTGGCCTGACTTTTTAGAAAGAGTGAAAGATTCCAG GGGTCTCGAGTTTGTTGCAGTAGAACAACCTATTACTGCATTTACAAACATTCTGTTCTCATCTGGCACAACAG GAGAGCCAAAGGCAATTCCATGGAGTCTCCTCTCACCTTTCAAGTCGGCTGCTGACGGATGGTGCCATATGGATATAAAAAAAGGTGACGTGGTTGCTTGGCCCACTAATCTTGGGTGGATGATGGGACCTTGGCTTGTTTATGCTTCACTATTGAATGGGGCGTCCATTGCCTTGTATAATGGATCTCCCCTTGATTCTGGCTTTGCTAAGTTTGTTCAG GACGCTAAAGTAACTATGCTCGGGGTGATCCCAAGTATAGTGAGGACTTGGAAAGCGAAGAATTCTCCTGATGGCTTTGATTGGTCGACCATCCG TTGCTTTGGCTCCACTGGTGAGGCATCGAGCGTGGATGAATATCTATGGCTGATGGGAAGAGCTGAATATAAACCAATAATTGAGTATTGCGGCGGTACAGAGATTGGTGGCTCCTTTGTTTCTGGGTCATTGTTGCAGCCTCAGTCTTTAGCCGCTTTCAGCACAGCAGTCATGGGATGTAGTCTTCATATTCTTGGGGACGATGGTCTTCCTATA CCATCAGATGTTCCTGGGACTGGTGAATTGGCCCTTGGTCCTCTCATGTTTGGAGCTTCAAGCACATTACTGAATGCGGACCACAATGAGATCTACTTCAAAGGAATGCCTGTTTTGAATGGAAAG GTGAGTTCACTTGAGATTGAGCGCATATGCAATGCAGCAGACGAAAATATACTAGAAACAGCAGCAGTTGGAGTACCACCTACTGGAGGTGGGCCTGAGAAGTTGGTAATTGCTGTCGTATTCAAGGATTCAGATAACTTGGAACGAAACTTGGACAAGTTGATGATTTCTTTCAACACAGCTTTGCAGAGAAAGTTGAATCCTCTGTTCAAG GTTTCCAGTATTGTTCCTCTCCCTTTACTTCCAAGAACAGCAACAAATAAAGTTATGAGAAGGGTATTGAGGCAACAGTTTTCTCAAGCAGAGCAAGGTTCCAAACTGTGA
- the LOC107775596 gene encoding uncharacterized protein LOC107775596 isoform X1 produces MRRTVGRFELIILLEEIIMETDSEVKESSLILIKQGAEARVFETSFVGKRCIVKERFSKKYRHPILDTKLTLKRLNAEARCMSKARKLGVLTPVLYAVDAISHSLTFEYVEGASVKDVLLDFGLHGIVEERMNDIAIQIGRAISKLHDGGLVHGDLTTSNMLICKDTNRLVLIDFGLSFTSTLPEDKAVDLYVLERALLSMHSSCGNVMEKILAAYRKSSKQWCSTLNKLAQVRQRGRKRTMVG; encoded by the exons ATGAGACGTACAGTTGGTCGTTTTGAACTG ATAATTTTGTTAGAGGAAATTATAATGGAAACCGATTCAGAAGTAAAAGAAAGCTCCTTAATTTTGATTAAGCAAGGTGCCGAGGCT AGAGTCTTTGAGACATCTTTTGTGGGAAAGAGGTGTATAGTTAAGGAACGGTTCTCGAAAAAGTACAGGCATCCGATTTTGGACACAAAGCTCACTCTCAAACGATTAAATGCG GAGGCCCGATGTATGTCTAAAGCTAGGAAGCTAGGGGTTTTAACTCCAGTTCTTTATGCTGTTGATGCTATATCGCATTCGCTGACATTTGAATATGTGGAAGGCGCTTCGGTCAAGGACGTACTTCTCGATTTTGGATTACATGGTATAGTTGAAGAAAGAATGAATGACATTGCGATTCAGATTGGTCGTGCAATTAGCAAACTCCATGATGGTGGCCTTGTTCATGGTGATTTGACCACATCAAACATGTTAATCTGCAAGGATACCAATCGATTG GTATTGATTGATTTTGGTCTGAGCTTTACATCAACCCTTCCAGAAGATAAAGCAGTAGATTTATATGTACTTGAACGAGCGTTGCTTTCTATGCACTCTTCATGTGGAAATGTG ATGGAAAAGATACTTGCTGCGTACAGGAAATCCTCCAAACAATGGTGTTCAACATTAAATAAGCTTGCCCAAG TGCGACAAAGAGGTAGAAAGCGTACCATGGTTGGATGA
- the LOC107775596 gene encoding uncharacterized protein LOC107775596 isoform X3: METDSEVKESSLILIKQGAEARVFETSFVGKRCIVKERFSKKYRHPILDTKLTLKRLNAEARCMSKARKLGVLTPVLYAVDAISHSLTFEYVEGASVKDVLLDFGLHGIVEERMNDIAIQIGRAISKLHDGGLVHGDLTTSNMLICKDTNRLVLIDFGLSFTSTLPEDKAVDLYVLERALLSMHSSCGNVMEKILAAYRKSSKQWCSTLNKLAQVRQRGRKRTMVG, from the exons ATGGAAACCGATTCAGAAGTAAAAGAAAGCTCCTTAATTTTGATTAAGCAAGGTGCCGAGGCT AGAGTCTTTGAGACATCTTTTGTGGGAAAGAGGTGTATAGTTAAGGAACGGTTCTCGAAAAAGTACAGGCATCCGATTTTGGACACAAAGCTCACTCTCAAACGATTAAATGCG GAGGCCCGATGTATGTCTAAAGCTAGGAAGCTAGGGGTTTTAACTCCAGTTCTTTATGCTGTTGATGCTATATCGCATTCGCTGACATTTGAATATGTGGAAGGCGCTTCGGTCAAGGACGTACTTCTCGATTTTGGATTACATGGTATAGTTGAAGAAAGAATGAATGACATTGCGATTCAGATTGGTCGTGCAATTAGCAAACTCCATGATGGTGGCCTTGTTCATGGTGATTTGACCACATCAAACATGTTAATCTGCAAGGATACCAATCGATTG GTATTGATTGATTTTGGTCTGAGCTTTACATCAACCCTTCCAGAAGATAAAGCAGTAGATTTATATGTACTTGAACGAGCGTTGCTTTCTATGCACTCTTCATGTGGAAATGTG ATGGAAAAGATACTTGCTGCGTACAGGAAATCCTCCAAACAATGGTGTTCAACATTAAATAAGCTTGCCCAAG TGCGACAAAGAGGTAGAAAGCGTACCATGGTTGGATGA
- the LOC107775596 gene encoding uncharacterized protein LOC107775596 isoform X2, with product MQIILLEEIIMETDSEVKESSLILIKQGAEARVFETSFVGKRCIVKERFSKKYRHPILDTKLTLKRLNAEARCMSKARKLGVLTPVLYAVDAISHSLTFEYVEGASVKDVLLDFGLHGIVEERMNDIAIQIGRAISKLHDGGLVHGDLTTSNMLICKDTNRLVLIDFGLSFTSTLPEDKAVDLYVLERALLSMHSSCGNVMEKILAAYRKSSKQWCSTLNKLAQVRQRGRKRTMVG from the exons ATGCAGATAATTTTGTTAGAGGAAATTATAATGGAAACCGATTCAGAAGTAAAAGAAAGCTCCTTAATTTTGATTAAGCAAGGTGCCGAGGCT AGAGTCTTTGAGACATCTTTTGTGGGAAAGAGGTGTATAGTTAAGGAACGGTTCTCGAAAAAGTACAGGCATCCGATTTTGGACACAAAGCTCACTCTCAAACGATTAAATGCG GAGGCCCGATGTATGTCTAAAGCTAGGAAGCTAGGGGTTTTAACTCCAGTTCTTTATGCTGTTGATGCTATATCGCATTCGCTGACATTTGAATATGTGGAAGGCGCTTCGGTCAAGGACGTACTTCTCGATTTTGGATTACATGGTATAGTTGAAGAAAGAATGAATGACATTGCGATTCAGATTGGTCGTGCAATTAGCAAACTCCATGATGGTGGCCTTGTTCATGGTGATTTGACCACATCAAACATGTTAATCTGCAAGGATACCAATCGATTG GTATTGATTGATTTTGGTCTGAGCTTTACATCAACCCTTCCAGAAGATAAAGCAGTAGATTTATATGTACTTGAACGAGCGTTGCTTTCTATGCACTCTTCATGTGGAAATGTG ATGGAAAAGATACTTGCTGCGTACAGGAAATCCTCCAAACAATGGTGTTCAACATTAAATAAGCTTGCCCAAG TGCGACAAAGAGGTAGAAAGCGTACCATGGTTGGATGA